Proteins encoded together in one Bos indicus x Bos taurus breed Angus x Brahman F1 hybrid chromosome 28, Bos_hybrid_MaternalHap_v2.0, whole genome shotgun sequence window:
- the PLAC9 gene encoding placenta-specific protein 9, protein MRLLLCALAGLALLRAPGAFAADEPFIPSRGDSAQSTGCDTYMAVHSRLDVIEETVEKTVEHLEAEVKGLLGQLEELAWNLPPGPFSPIPDLLGDGDDRF, encoded by the exons ATGCGGCTCCTGCTCTGCGCTCTGGCCGGGCTCGCCCTGCTCCGCGCCCCGGGCGCCTTCGCCG CTGATGAACCCTTCATCCCCTCCCGAGGAGACTCGGCTCAGAGCACAGGGTGTGACACATACATGGCTGTCCACAGTCGGCTGGACGTCATAGAGGAG ACGGTGGAGAAGACGGTGGAGCACCTGGAGGCAGAAGTCAAAGGCCTGCTGGGTCAGCTGGAGGAGCTGGCCTGGAACTTGCCCCCGGGGCCCTTCAGCCCGATCCCCGACCTCCTTGGAGATGGAGATG ATCGCTTTTGA